A stretch of Henckelia pumila isolate YLH828 chromosome 4, ASM3356847v2, whole genome shotgun sequence DNA encodes these proteins:
- the LOC140860972 gene encoding uncharacterized protein, with amino-acid sequence MEDFDCILGIDILTTYRDLVEFYQKMVRFHPVGDDSWFFYGEGARPQMPLISFLRACRALESEGEGYLIYAFNMFTESVGIEDFSVVNEFLDVFLDEILGFSPVREVEFGIELIPGTSPISRAPYRLAPTKMRELKHKLQDLLDKGYIRQSVSPWGAPILFVKKKDDSMRLCIDYR; translated from the coding sequence atggaggatttcgattgcatcttGGGCATAGATATCTTGACTACTTATCGAGATTTAGTGGAATTCTATCAAAAAATGGTGCGCTTTCATCCGGTTGGAGACGATAGTTggttcttttatggtgagggagcacgacctcaGATGCCTTTGATATCATTTTTGAGAGCCTgccgagctctagagtctgaaGGGGAAGGATACCTCATCTATGCTTTTAATATGTTCACTGAAAGTGTTGGTATCGAAGATTTTTCAGTTGTGAATGAGTTTCTAGATGTATTTCtagatgagattctgggtttttcTCCAGTTCgcgaagtcgagtttggcatagagttgatacCAGGGACTTCGCCTATATCacgagcaccgtatcgtttgGCTCCGAcaaagatgcgtgagttgaaacaTAAACTTCAGGATTTGTTGGACAAGGGTTATATTCGTcagagtgtttctccttggggagcaccAATTctttttgtgaaaaagaaggatgaTTCTATGCGACTATGCATTGATTATCGATAG